TAAAATCATCAGCAGCTCTGATAGAAAAGTACTTCAGAGAAATTACACCACTTGATGATGCCTTTGAGAATAATGATAGCAGACCGGCTGCGGGCTGGCTTTCTCTTCGAAAATTTAATATTTTAGGCGGAGGGTATGTATATAAAGGTGATTACTCTTCTTTGACCCTTTATCCCGGAGATCCAGATTGTTACAGTATACGGCTACCTGAAAATTTCATGGATTTATTAATTGATTTATATTTTGTAAAAATTACCGGTAACGAAGGGGTATGGCTGAACTTCTATAAGGGAGAGACTTCACTTCAGGGATATTCCCTACGCAGTATCCCCGGCGGAATACATGTAGAGGCAAAGGAACTTACCGAAGATGATTATACCTTCTGTATTGGGTCTCAGAAAAATTATCCTTTTAATTATTCACTTCAAATCACGGCAATACCGAATATATATTTACAAAACAATCCCAAAATTTATGTAATACCTAATACAATAAATCTGACTTCTGCAAATGATAAAAGGGAATTAACAATTTATAACAGGGGTGGCACTGCTTTATATGTTTACGGATTGACTACAGGTCTGGATTTAGAGGGAAAAGGACCGGTTTTTGTGATAGATTTCAATTATGGTTCTGAGCCCTGTGGCAATATCCCGATAACTATTCCTTCACTGAACGCCTGTACAGTGGGTGTGGCCGTAAATGCAGAGTTTTTAAAAATTATAGCTGTAAATTATCATGATAATCTAATTATTGATTCAAACGATGAAGATCTGAATATAGAACTCGGACTGGTATATGGACCGCTTATAGGAGATTTCGGAACAATCTATGCACCTTTCTTCAGACCCGATCTTCCATACATATTTATTCCGGAAACAAGAATTGATTTCGGAGATATACTTGTAGGCGGTGAAATAACGCTGGGAATAAATATCTTCAATACGGGTGGAAAGGACCTCACCATAAACAGGGTCTATCTGCAGGGAGTTTCCAAGTCAGAACCAGAATATTTTCATTATAATTTTTATTCACAAAATAATAAAGATCCTTTATCAGTTCAGCCCGGTGGCGTTGTTACTGTTTATATTACATTTAATCCTAACGAACTTGGTTCCCATTCAGCCAATCTAATAATCGAATCAAATGATCCAGAACAGCCTCAGATTATTATCACGCTTGCTGGAAGGGGTTTTGAATTAATCCCGGGTGATTTTGATCGTGACATGGATGTTGACAGGGATGATATGAACATACTTATCTCCTTCTTTGACGAATCAGTTAAAAATGGTGCTCTCACCGGCTCCGGACCGGGCAAATCTGCTGGAAACAGGCTGAAGGCTCTGAGAAACATGCTCGTCAAATCAGGTCAGCTTATAGAGGCTGGTGATATATCCGGTGCCTGTGCGCAGTTCATGGATGCCTACAGAAGAACAGACGGACAGCCAGTGCCACCAGATTTTGTTACAGGTCAGGCAGCTCCAAATCTTTCAAAAATGATTCAGCGAATCATGGAAGGTCTCTGTAAATAAAAAGGCATTTGCCTTCACAAAAAAGAAGGCAGTTGATATTCAAGGAGGCAATTATGAAAAGATTGGTATTGATTATACTTGGTTTAAATTTTCTATTCATCTCAAGTTCCAGTGCCTTCAATCCTGGAACGCATATTTATATAGCTGAAAAGGTTTTTCAGATCCAGGATAATGACCTTTATTATGGAAGCATCGCACCCGATATAGCAATTTATGCTGATCCTGAAAAATGGCCTTTTTCATTTGAGGATACCCATTATTTCTATATTGACCTCAGGCCATATGCTGTTAATTATACTCAGAGAATATTTGCCCTTGGCTGGCTGAGCCATAATGAAGTCTCTGGAGCTGACTATTATGCCCACAGAATAAATCCCCTTGGAAACAATATATGTGTTACAAACGGATACTATCAGGGATATGTAATAGAGAAGGCCTGTAAGCTAAGAGAAATTACAGGTATTGATCCAGAATTTGCTCACATGATAATAGAATCAGCTATAGACCTTCTGCTCCGTAACAGAGATGATAGAAGACTGGGAGAAAAATTGCTCTACAGTAATCTCTTTCGTTCTGCAGGTGATTTAAATCTTCTGATAAAAGTATTTGTCTGGAAAGTAAAAAGGACAGATTTACTCACCCTTGCCACCGCAGAGCTGACATTCAGAAATCTTGTAAACAGATATGCAATTGCACTTACACTTCCTGATCCTTACAACAAAAAAGCCCTTGCAGCATTGGGCTCCCAGTTAGCCCTTGAGATGTTCGGCGTAGAGGTCACAGAGGAAGACGCTTTAAATCTGCTTGAAATCGCTGTCTCGCTCTGTGAAAGAGATTATAAGAATGCAGTTGATATTACAATCAGAGAGATAAAAAAAGGCTTTAACTTTTCAAAATAGATTAAACCTTCTCAACCCAGTATGGACTTTTTAAGTCCTCAAAGGCTGAGAGAGCAGCAAGTGATCCCTGTGAAACTGCTACTACTATCTGCTTTACGCCACCTGTGATATCTCCTGCTGCATACACATAGGGCATGGATGTCCTCATATGAGAATCCACCACTATATATCCCTGTTCATCGAGTTTAAGGCCTAGCATGTTTGCCACCCTGTTGCTAGGCTCATAGCCAATGGCTATGAATACGCCATCAATAGGCATCTCCCTTATTGAGCCATCTTTATTGTTTTTTATCTTTACTGCCTTAACAATCTTATCACCAGTTATCTCAATGACCTCTGAATTCCAGAGGACCTTTATCCCTTCTTTTATCAAGCTCTCCTGAAGCCTCATTTCAGCCCTGAACTGATCACGTCTGTGCACAACAGTCACATCTGCTCCGAGAGACTTGAGATAAAGGGCATAGGTGAGGGCTGTGTTTCCGCCGCCAACAACTATGACCTTCTTTCCATCCTTGAATAAATAACCATCACACTCTGCGCAGTAACTCACTCCTCTTCCATAAAATCTCTTTTCTCCAGGGACATCGAGCCTCTTATTTGATGCACCTGTGGCAATGATTATTGCCCTTGCAATATATACTGCCCTGTTTGTCTTAACATGGAATTCATGGTCAACCTTATGTATATCCTTCACATCCTCACCGATGTGTATCTCTGTATACTGCGCAGCATGTTGAATGAGGAGCTCAACAAGGGTCTTGCCGGGAATCCTTGCAAATCCAGGATAGTTCTCAACAACAGGTGTTATTGCTACCTGTCCACCAGGGGTTGTCCTCTCAAGGACAACAGTCTTCAGGCCTGCCCTCTCTGCGTAAATAGCAGCAGTCAGTCCTGCAGGCCCACCACCAATGATAACAATATCTTTTCTTACAGGTTCTGAAGGAACCTCTGTATATTCAAACCTTATTCCCTCCCGGGGTGCTTCTGGATTGAGAAGGGAATTTATAAAATCATCCTCTGATTCAACACCAGGTGCTGTGAGGATATCATTTATATAGGTCTGGGGCACAGAGACTATTCCGAGCTCAAGGGCAAGATCTTTGTTCTCATATATCTCTATAACCTCCACACTCACTAATTCTTTCCTGAAAATGGCAGCAGAAACAGCATAGCTAACCTGCTGCGGACAGTAAGGACAGAGAGGGCTTACATAGACCTTTACATCCCTTTTTTCCTTGAGCTTCATTAGTTTCTTAAGGGATTTTTCAGAAAGCACTGTTGTTCCTGTGGATGCCATGATTATGGTCATGATAAGGGAGCGGCCCTCTTCTCCAACCGGTGCACCAGTGAAACGGATATTATATTTATCCGGTGCTATAAGGAGGGTTGGTGACCTAAGGACATTCCTCTCTTTTGATTTCTCATCTCCTATAGAATAAAAGGCTGGTTTTATCTTTGGAGATAATTCTCCAAGGACTGTTAGTAGCTCCTTTGCAGCCCTGTTAAAGGCATCATTAACACCCTCTTTTGTAAAAAGCTCAATGACAACCTCATCCCTGAGGTCTCTGAAGGCATCTCTCAATACATTCTTTATATCCTCTGTAATTAGCTCTTTTTCTGCCATGTGAATGATTAGAGGAATAATTTCTCAGGCTCTATTTTAAAACTACAGTATTCCCTGAGCTCTATCTCAAAGCTACCGGTATCACTGTCAAAGACCTTATCGTATTTATCTTCTCCCAGTCACCTTCCCATCTTCTGTAGTCTTCTAAAGTATATCTCGGTACATATTCTTCAGCAAGGGACATTTTTAAAACTCCTTAAAAAGCTTACACCAATGTTATTTCTTAGGTCAATAATGAATTTTATGAAGGATTATGAAAAGACCTGCAAATTCAGTTATAATAGGCTATGGAAAAGCTGGGCCTCATAACAGGGCTATTTAATCTAGCCTTTATTCTTAACCTGCCCTCAGGATTTCTTAGAGGAGGGGCAAAAAGGTTCTCTCCCAGATGGTTCATCTTCATCCATCTACCCATACCTTTTATAGCCCTTGCAAGGATATTCTCTCACATAGAGGTTCTCTACATACCCCTTTTTCTGCTGTCATCAATTCTTGGACAGATAATAGGAAATAAAATCAGGTTTGAGGTGTAATAATGAAATGGCTTGAAGAGGCTGACAAAAAAATCAGAGCCGGAGAAATCCTTCTTAAGGAAAACCATTATGACAGCTCCTGCCTAATGAGCTATCTGGCAGCCCATATCTCTCTTTACCAGCTAATTGAAGAGAAGGAACAGCTATTCTCCAATCCCTCACTGGTATATATCCTTAAGAAATTCTCTGAAGCTCCTTCGGAGATACTCCATTCAGCAAAGGTCCTCGAAACCTACAGTCTTCCATTGAGAATGCCCTCTTCTATTCCAGAGGGAGTCCCGTCTGAATATATTGACAAGACAATGGCAGAGGAGGCACTCAGGCATGCAAAGACCATCATGGAATTCGTTAAAAGAGAAATGGGGTAATCTGTTTTTCTTTGATGGTCTGAGTCTTTTTCTCAGCAGAATTCATGAAGAAAGGACAAAGGCCATTGCTGGAGTTATACTCTTTGACCCTTATGAAAGACCTTTACCTCCAAATTATCCTCCCCTTTATGTGTTAGTAATCTACAAAGATGAAATAGATTTTCTTAAGAATAATCTTAAACTAAGGAATCTTGACCACGATGGCATTATAGAACCCATCGGTTATGGAATAGAGACCTTTAAGAAAATGATAAGAAAAAACAATCCTCTTGCAAAGGCATCTCTTATAAATGGAATAGTTCTTTATGAGCTTAACTCAGGACTCAGGGAACTGGAAATCCTTTGATTATTTTTCTATATAACCTTCAATAAGAATATCTTCCTCAAGACGCCTTATCTTTATATCCTTCAACCTCCATGGATTCTCAAGACCTGTAGATATTCCTCCTACAGGAGTGAGAGAATCTTTACCACCTATTATCTTCGGAGCAATGAAAAATAAGACCTTATCAACTATCTCATCCTTTAGGGCATAATAATTAAGGGATGAACCACCTTCTATTAACACAGAGGTGATACCTTTCTGATACAGCCTCTTAAGGGCATCTTTAAGGTTGAGCCTTTCAGATTCAAAATACTCAATCGAAACACCCTGGGGTAAAGGAGGGTGGTCTGTCCTTTTTGTAAATATTATTGTAGCTGGCGGGGTATTCATAACCCTTGCGTTAAGAGGAGTCTCAAAATCAGGGTCTATAACAACCCTTACAGGATTCTTTCCCTTAACATATCTCACCGTGAGCTCAGGATCGTCAGCCTTAACTGTACCGATTGCTGTGAGAACAGCATCTACTGAACTTCTTAATCTATGAACATATCTTCTGGAGCTAAGAGAGGTAATCCATTTTGATTCACCCTTTTCAGTTGCGATCTTTCCATCAAGTGTCATTGCAATTTTTAAAATAACAAAGGGTAAGCCTGTAGTTATGTGTTTTATATAAAACTCATTAAGCCGCCTTGCCTCCTCCTCAAGAACCCCTGTTTTGACCTCTATACCTGCCTTTCTTAAAAGTTCAACACCCCTTCCCGATACCTTTGGGTTTGGATCAATCATACCGATAACAACCCTTTTTATTCCTGCCTTAATAATAGCCTGTGCACAGGGCGGGGTTCTCTTGTCAAGATGGCAGCACGGTTCAAGATTCACATAAAGGGTAGCTCCTTTTGCTTTTGAGCCTGCCCTCTCAAGTGCCACTGCCTCTGCATGGGGAAGCCCTGGTCTTTCATGATAGCCTTCAGCAATAATCCTGCCTGACCTTACAACCACTGCACCCACAAGGGGATTTGGTGAGGTCATACCGAGTGCTTTCCTTGCAAGCCTTAAAGCCCTCTTCATATAAAAGATATCTGAGGACATGAAAGATTTTAATCCAATCTATATTATCTCTTCAAGAAGTAAAAATAAATTTTAGGAAAAGAAACTTGGAGGAATTGTTAATGGTGATAATTACTGTAATTCATTATCTGTGAAATATTATATAATCAGCATCGTCAACCGTAACCTTTTCACTGCCCGATGGAAGATCAGGCAAAATTACCCTGTACTTTAAATCTGCAAGTCTTTTGAGCTGTCTCGGTATACCGTATTTCCAGGCATGGATGCTCCCGGTTAATACCACTACCTTTCTCTGAGGATTTCTCTTCATGTATTCATTAATGTACCATGCCATAGATTGATCCCAGGCGATCTGGGCTTCGCAGAAAAACTGAAAGGACCTCCTGTCATGAGCCTTCACCTGAAAAATCTTTATAAGGAGATCCAT
The window above is part of the Thermodesulfovibrionales bacterium genome. Proteins encoded here:
- the ribD gene encoding bifunctional diaminohydroxyphosphoribosylaminopyrimidine deaminase/5-amino-6-(5-phosphoribosylamino)uracil reductase RibD codes for the protein MSSDIFYMKRALRLARKALGMTSPNPLVGAVVVRSGRIIAEGYHERPGLPHAEAVALERAGSKAKGATLYVNLEPCCHLDKRTPPCAQAIIKAGIKRVVIGMIDPNPKVSGRGVELLRKAGIEVKTGVLEEEARRLNEFYIKHITTGLPFVILKIAMTLDGKIATEKGESKWITSLSSRRYVHRLRSSVDAVLTAIGTVKADDPELTVRYVKGKNPVRVVIDPDFETPLNARVMNTPPATIIFTKRTDHPPLPQGVSIEYFESERLNLKDALKRLYQKGITSVLIEGGSSLNYYALKDEIVDKVLFFIAPKIIGGKDSLTPVGGISTGLENPWRLKDIKIRRLEEDILIEGYIEK
- a CDS encoding zinc dependent phospholipase C family protein; translation: MKRLVLIILGLNFLFISSSSAFNPGTHIYIAEKVFQIQDNDLYYGSIAPDIAIYADPEKWPFSFEDTHYFYIDLRPYAVNYTQRIFALGWLSHNEVSGADYYAHRINPLGNNICVTNGYYQGYVIEKACKLREITGIDPEFAHMIIESAIDLLLRNRDDRRLGEKLLYSNLFRSAGDLNLLIKVFVWKVKRTDLLTLATAELTFRNLVNRYAIALTLPDPYNKKALAALGSQLALEMFGVEVTEEDALNLLEIAVSLCERDYKNAVDITIREIKKGFNFSK
- a CDS encoding choice-of-anchor D domain-containing protein produces the protein MNKKYNNKSIKILVTIMLFVALIFLKINIQTAYAYNAGSSPSANEVHQWITVKAIDYLLSRQDNISWMYREILYTYRDSVLEGIWRADHTGSTICKWDAELLGHEWHEAFDCDTLHHYFQTGPIETGLFGYEWVNIAYSGNLTAQQYAAGLFDTARRFWPGGSVPILGALEYVNAGATLCPDIPLLECSTTGSLMGTYKGGMPQCQRYYSDYLRSIYTTKPHPDDILYCLNYSCGINISDCYGGFYCGFTEGDLKDLGCYSGFMNCLKQKAQGRANLEALNYCPTWPVRYNNQRISGDENVSDALFYLGWILHLIQDLTVPYHISNDATADHRSWEDSISNAIKNPSNYDFIHLPLLPGASYRHSTRTAVGDFYGRISEPMSSIALEIGSLTSTFASSMSGNGLKEILLDTAIKSSAALIEKYFREITPLDDAFENNDSRPAAGWLSLRKFNILGGGYVYKGDYSSLTLYPGDPDCYSIRLPENFMDLLIDLYFVKITGNEGVWLNFYKGETSLQGYSLRSIPGGIHVEAKELTEDDYTFCIGSQKNYPFNYSLQITAIPNIYLQNNPKIYVIPNTINLTSANDKRELTIYNRGGTALYVYGLTTGLDLEGKGPVFVIDFNYGSEPCGNIPITIPSLNACTVGVAVNAEFLKIIAVNYHDNLIIDSNDEDLNIELGLVYGPLIGDFGTIYAPFFRPDLPYIFIPETRIDFGDILVGGEITLGINIFNTGGKDLTINRVYLQGVSKSEPEYFHYNFYSQNNKDPLSVQPGGVVTVYITFNPNELGSHSANLIIESNDPEQPQIIITLAGRGFELIPGDFDRDMDVDRDDMNILISFFDESVKNGALTGSGPGKSAGNRLKALRNMLVKSGQLIEAGDISGACAQFMDAYRRTDGQPVPPDFVTGQAAPNLSKMIQRIMEGLCK
- a CDS encoding HEPN domain-containing protein, with translation MKWLEEADKKIRAGEILLKENHYDSSCLMSYLAAHISLYQLIEEKEQLFSNPSLVYILKKFSEAPSEILHSAKVLETYSLPLRMPSSIPEGVPSEYIDKTMAEEALRHAKTIMEFVKREMG
- the trxB gene encoding thioredoxin-disulfide reductase codes for the protein MAEKELITEDIKNVLRDAFRDLRDEVVIELFTKEGVNDAFNRAAKELLTVLGELSPKIKPAFYSIGDEKSKERNVLRSPTLLIAPDKYNIRFTGAPVGEEGRSLIMTIIMASTGTTVLSEKSLKKLMKLKEKRDVKVYVSPLCPYCPQQVSYAVSAAIFRKELVSVEVIEIYENKDLALELGIVSVPQTYINDILTAPGVESEDDFINSLLNPEAPREGIRFEYTEVPSEPVRKDIVIIGGGPAGLTAAIYAERAGLKTVVLERTTPGGQVAITPVVENYPGFARIPGKTLVELLIQHAAQYTEIHIGEDVKDIHKVDHEFHVKTNRAVYIARAIIIATGASNKRLDVPGEKRFYGRGVSYCAECDGYLFKDGKKVIVVGGGNTALTYALYLKSLGADVTVVHRRDQFRAEMRLQESLIKEGIKVLWNSEVIEITGDKIVKAVKIKNNKDGSIREMPIDGVFIAIGYEPSNRVANMLGLKLDEQGYIVVDSHMRTSMPYVYAAGDITGGVKQIVVAVSQGSLAALSAFEDLKSPYWVEKV